A genomic segment from Acidimicrobiales bacterium encodes:
- a CDS encoding ATP-binding protein, which produces MKFEIVEPDPAALIESLRSFGYSLETAIADLVDNSVTAGASNIEIAFNWTGPDSWITVLDDGSGIEPERLNDVMRPGSTNPLDDRDPGDLGRFGLGLKTASFSQARSLTVLTRKDPGPPACRRWDLDHVGRTRQWQLLMEPRPESEDRLGALDDMPTGTLVLWENLDRVVDGDATDSDARHFYESAAKVEQHLAAVFQRFLGKKLQIRLNGNSIQPWDPFCTTHDATQPLPEERLPFRSGSVLVRPFVLPHHSLFEDKRAHQDAGGIKGWNAQQGFYLYRGDRLILSGGWIIGGFKPEEHHKLARISIDIDQTMDADWALDVRKSRARPPAGLIDDLIRIARTTRSRASEVYRHRGTKLTRLGGPKVIEPTWKARKQGGAYHYTINRKHPLVVQAESDDVDRRTSVRALIDLLEGTLPVERIAFDAYRDGESIGNPESATPSGDLLDAARAFIDKLVSAGTSLADAKAALLAVEPFSSYPDVVEAMG; this is translated from the coding sequence ATGAAGTTCGAGATCGTTGAGCCGGATCCAGCGGCTCTCATCGAGTCCCTGAGATCGTTCGGTTACTCGCTGGAGACAGCGATCGCAGACCTGGTGGACAACAGCGTCACGGCCGGCGCGAGCAACATCGAGATCGCTTTCAACTGGACGGGGCCGGACTCCTGGATCACCGTTCTCGACGACGGCTCCGGGATCGAGCCGGAGCGGCTCAATGACGTCATGCGCCCTGGCTCGACGAACCCACTCGACGACCGAGACCCGGGAGACCTTGGGCGGTTCGGCCTTGGTCTGAAGACCGCAAGCTTTTCGCAGGCACGGTCACTCACCGTCCTCACCCGCAAGGACCCCGGTCCCCCCGCATGCCGACGATGGGACCTCGACCATGTTGGCCGCACCCGCCAGTGGCAACTACTCATGGAGCCGCGACCGGAGAGCGAAGACCGGCTTGGGGCACTGGACGACATGCCCACGGGCACGCTCGTCCTCTGGGAGAACCTGGACCGCGTCGTCGATGGCGATGCAACCGACTCGGACGCGCGCCACTTCTATGAGTCGGCTGCGAAGGTCGAGCAGCATCTCGCCGCCGTGTTTCAGCGGTTTCTTGGCAAGAAACTGCAGATCCGTCTGAACGGAAACTCGATTCAGCCTTGGGATCCCTTCTGCACCACTCATGACGCAACGCAGCCGCTACCGGAGGAGCGCCTCCCGTTTCGCAGCGGCTCCGTTCTCGTTAGGCCGTTCGTTCTTCCCCATCACTCCCTATTCGAGGACAAGCGCGCCCACCAGGACGCCGGCGGCATCAAGGGCTGGAACGCGCAGCAGGGCTTCTACCTCTACCGCGGCGATCGACTCATCCTCTCGGGCGGCTGGATCATCGGCGGTTTCAAACCCGAAGAGCACCACAAGCTGGCCAGGATCTCAATCGACATCGATCAGACAATGGATGCCGACTGGGCACTCGATGTGCGCAAGTCGCGGGCCAGACCCCCCGCCGGGCTTATCGACGACCTCATCCGTATCGCGCGGACGACACGCTCACGGGCCTCCGAGGTCTACCGCCACCGCGGAACCAAGCTGACCAGACTCGGTGGTCCCAAGGTCATCGAGCCCACATGGAAGGCCAGAAAGCAGGGCGGGGCGTACCACTACACGATCAACCGCAAGCACCCCCTTGTGGTTCAGGCGGAGAGCGACGATGTGGATCGCAGAACCTCGGTCCGTGCTCTGATCGATCTGCTCGAGGGGACGCTCCCCGTTGAGCGGATCGCATTCGACGCCTACCGCGATGGCGAGTCGATAGGCAATCCGGAGTCGGCGACGCCCTCGGGTGATCTGCTCGATGCAGCGCGAGCATTCATAGACAAGCTTGTCAGCGCTGGAACGTCGCTCGCGGACGCAAAGGCGGCACTGCTTGCCGTTGAGCCCTTCAGCTCCTACCCCGATGTTGTCGAAGCGATGGGCTGA
- a CDS encoding Z1 domain-containing protein — protein sequence MAADLHDEAARMVASMLNAQEQRVTTELVQQFVDAALTLPQFGAAGLDHERIVRLVKATINVWVPAASVLEDNTDHIDWLALRRAEIEWTFWDRYRLWLESRKGFPTDVVRKTDDVTDNILGRLEDPHREGAWDRRGLVAGQVQSGKTSNYLGLACKAADAGYKLIVVLAGIHNSLRSQTQARLDEGLLGIDSQTRERIGVGALPSQNRPMIHSLTSSADNGDFKLATANAATVRLGSDPIVVVIKKNATILQNFLEWVTSLNAIEGEDGRSIVEGIPMLLIDDEADSASINTKDKEADPTKVNQLIRMVLKGFEKVAYVGYTATPFANLYINEERDHPEYGRDLFPRSFIVALRPPSNYTGPGDVFGASSIPELDRSATEGLPIVRSIADYEGWIPDRHKKELVPGPLPASLTAALRSFVLASTIRRVRGQDTHNSMLVHVTRFTAVQGLVFEQIDDWLSRARNEIRYGGEQTELRDQLKALWEADFAPTTAAIAELHPDRIDPTNLAMTWGDITAELEEAINRIEVRRINGTAKDALDYTSAPNPLNVIAVGGDKLSRGLTLEGLTVSYYLRASKMYDTLMQMGRWFGYRPGYLDLCRLHTTHELIGWYRDIAAASEELWSDFEAMAAAHENPETFGLRVRSHPDGLLVTAANKMRDGEKRSLSYAASLTESVIFDAKKERVEKDYKTLSEFVDSLHGGGHAPAGTAAHHYSWTRVSPEDVADFLENLYNKPIHSSTPRANPSLIANYIRRAASMGELSDWTVVLVNSKGREPRRLANCDVGYTTRSRQDGGEDGVFRIRRLLDPTHECLDLSEQERSYALQRTVEAWIERTAGKGTRPVDPSGTCARRARSKDRGLLLLYPLVPVGQEEPDLLPFVGYGVSLPPSTTAPQIEYIVNNVYAQQEIDFADEA from the coding sequence GTGGCTGCTGACCTTCACGATGAAGCGGCCCGGATGGTCGCTTCGATGCTCAACGCGCAGGAACAACGAGTCACCACCGAGTTGGTGCAGCAGTTCGTGGACGCGGCTCTGACGCTGCCGCAGTTCGGTGCTGCCGGACTCGATCATGAGCGAATTGTTCGTTTGGTCAAGGCGACAATCAACGTGTGGGTTCCAGCCGCCTCCGTCCTCGAGGACAACACCGACCACATCGACTGGCTGGCCCTGAGACGCGCCGAGATCGAATGGACGTTCTGGGACCGCTACCGGCTGTGGCTTGAATCGAGGAAAGGATTTCCGACAGACGTCGTCAGAAAGACTGACGACGTCACCGACAACATTCTCGGCCGGCTGGAGGATCCACACCGAGAAGGCGCTTGGGATCGCAGGGGGCTCGTGGCCGGACAGGTCCAGTCAGGCAAGACGTCCAACTACCTCGGCTTGGCCTGCAAGGCAGCCGACGCCGGCTACAAGCTGATCGTGGTCCTCGCAGGAATCCACAACAGCCTCAGATCTCAGACCCAGGCCAGGCTCGACGAGGGACTCCTCGGCATCGACAGCCAGACCAGGGAGAGGATCGGGGTCGGGGCCCTGCCATCACAAAACCGACCCATGATCCACTCCCTTACCTCGAGCGCTGACAACGGCGACTTCAAGCTGGCCACCGCCAACGCGGCCACGGTGAGGCTCGGGTCCGACCCGATCGTCGTAGTGATCAAGAAGAATGCGACGATCCTGCAAAACTTTCTCGAATGGGTGACGTCGCTCAACGCGATCGAGGGTGAGGACGGCCGCTCAATTGTCGAGGGCATCCCGATGCTGCTCATTGACGACGAGGCGGACAGCGCCTCAATCAACACCAAGGACAAGGAGGCCGACCCGACAAAGGTGAACCAACTGATCCGCATGGTTCTCAAGGGTTTCGAAAAGGTCGCCTACGTGGGTTACACGGCCACCCCGTTCGCGAATCTCTATATCAACGAAGAGCGTGACCATCCCGAGTACGGGCGCGACCTCTTCCCACGAAGCTTCATCGTCGCATTGCGCCCTCCGTCCAACTACACAGGGCCCGGGGATGTTTTCGGCGCAAGCTCGATACCTGAACTCGATAGATCCGCCACCGAGGGTCTGCCCATCGTCCGGTCCATCGCCGACTACGAGGGGTGGATCCCCGACCGCCACAAGAAGGAACTCGTACCCGGCCCGCTTCCCGCCTCCCTTACCGCAGCACTTCGATCATTTGTTCTGGCATCAACGATCCGTAGGGTCCGAGGTCAGGACACCCACAACTCGATGCTTGTGCACGTGACTCGGTTCACCGCCGTGCAGGGACTCGTGTTCGAGCAGATTGACGACTGGCTCTCACGGGCCAGGAACGAAATCCGTTACGGGGGAGAGCAAACGGAGCTACGAGACCAGCTCAAAGCCCTTTGGGAGGCCGACTTCGCCCCCACAACGGCGGCGATCGCCGAGCTGCATCCCGATCGAATCGATCCCACCAACCTCGCAATGACCTGGGGCGACATCACCGCAGAGCTCGAAGAAGCCATCAACCGGATCGAGGTTCGCCGGATCAACGGGACCGCGAAGGACGCGCTGGACTACACGAGCGCTCCAAACCCGCTAAACGTCATTGCCGTCGGTGGGGACAAATTGTCGAGAGGTCTCACGCTGGAGGGCCTGACCGTTAGCTACTACCTCCGCGCCTCCAAGATGTACGACACTCTCATGCAGATGGGCCGGTGGTTCGGCTACCGCCCCGGCTACCTCGACCTGTGCAGACTTCACACCACCCACGAACTGATCGGCTGGTACCGGGACATCGCAGCAGCGTCAGAGGAGCTCTGGTCCGACTTTGAGGCAATGGCTGCAGCCCACGAGAACCCCGAGACCTTCGGGCTTCGTGTGCGTAGCCACCCTGACGGCCTTCTCGTCACAGCCGCCAACAAGATGCGCGATGGGGAGAAGCGCTCCCTCTCCTACGCTGCCTCGCTCACGGAGTCTGTGATATTCGACGCAAAGAAAGAACGGGTTGAGAAGGACTATAAGACCCTCAGCGAATTTGTGGATTCACTCCACGGTGGTGGCCATGCGCCAGCCGGAACTGCAGCTCACCACTACTCTTGGACTCGAGTCAGCCCAGAAGATGTTGCGGACTTTCTTGAGAATCTCTACAACAAGCCGATCCATTCGAGTACCCCGCGGGCTAACCCATCGCTCATTGCAAATTACATCAGGCGTGCAGCATCAATGGGCGAACTATCAGACTGGACAGTGGTCTTGGTGAACAGCAAGGGCCGAGAGCCGCGGCGGCTGGCCAACTGCGACGTTGGGTACACGACCCGAAGTAGGCAGGATGGAGGAGAGGACGGAGTATTCCGCATTCGCCGACTGCTCGACCCGACCCACGAGTGTCTTGACCTCAGTGAACAAGAACGAAGCTATGCACTTCAGCGAACCGTCGAAGCATGGATAGAAAGGACCGCAGGCAAGGGAACTAGACCAGTTGACCCATCTGGAACGTGCGCTCGGCGCGCGAGATCAAAGGATCGTGGCCTACTCCTCCTCTATCCACTGGTTCCGGTTGGTCAAGAGGAGCCAGACCTTCTTCCTTTTGTCGGGTATGGCGTGTCCCTGCCCCCGAGTACGACTGCTCCCCAGATCGAGTACATCGTGAACAACGTCTACGCACAGCAGGAGATCGACTTTGCGGACGAGGCTTGA
- a CDS encoding PD-(D/E)XK motif protein: MRTRLETLWTEMEANDSPAGVVRRLLDPNWPGELSAAMVKPDNAPALLLEVPVGIPIDPDQLAKSDAIEVATSGDAAGVRSIQLTLIDPRFRDTFLTLSADLAERVLATSTPADGARALVHNLGRWLRFLKRRKADVLTVERQTGLYGELATLADLLADSIGFSAAVWAWTGPNGAYQDFQLGRLAIEVKTLAATQPQQLRIETERQLDDRGLDALVVAHHKVDRRRDAGRSLPDLVEYIRDGLAGDEVAREHLDDQLFEVGYLDAHAHLYAQHGYAARGDAYYRVGIGFPRIVEDDLRPGLGAVRYMIDASACSPFEIDSGQVAAWVREAPVPDDPITSDESQHLEFKASAWAAQDPNVPSKVINESTVKAIAGFLNAEGGLLVVGVEDRTRGILGIQTDLDYLDTDVDDYENRLTTLVIEAAGAAAAANVRVSFEDREGATVCLVAVRPSASPVFCDSPARKDRKGIFWARINNSTRELSAEELVTYIRTHWG; the protein is encoded by the coding sequence TTGCGGACGAGGCTTGAAACGCTCTGGACTGAGATGGAGGCCAACGACTCGCCAGCAGGAGTCGTTCGGCGCCTGCTGGATCCCAACTGGCCGGGTGAGCTCTCGGCCGCCATGGTCAAGCCCGACAACGCGCCGGCATTGCTATTGGAGGTGCCTGTCGGCATTCCCATCGATCCCGATCAACTCGCCAAGAGCGATGCCATAGAGGTAGCGACATCCGGCGACGCGGCCGGCGTGAGATCTATTCAGCTCACCCTCATCGATCCCCGGTTCCGCGACACGTTCCTCACCCTGAGTGCCGATCTCGCCGAGCGCGTCCTTGCCACCAGCACCCCAGCTGATGGGGCCCGAGCGCTTGTTCACAATCTGGGACGCTGGCTCCGGTTTCTGAAGCGGCGCAAGGCCGACGTGCTCACCGTCGAACGACAAACCGGCCTGTACGGCGAGCTGGCGACCCTCGCCGACCTCCTCGCCGATTCCATCGGCTTCTCCGCTGCGGTTTGGGCTTGGACCGGACCCAACGGCGCCTATCAGGACTTCCAGCTCGGACGCCTCGCGATCGAGGTGAAGACGCTCGCTGCAACCCAGCCCCAACAGCTACGTATCGAGACCGAGCGGCAACTCGACGACCGGGGTCTCGACGCCTTGGTGGTCGCCCATCACAAGGTCGACCGCCGCCGCGACGCTGGGAGAAGTCTTCCCGACCTCGTTGAGTACATCCGCGATGGACTCGCGGGCGACGAGGTCGCCCGCGAGCACTTAGATGACCAGCTCTTCGAGGTCGGATACCTCGATGCACACGCCCACCTCTACGCGCAACACGGCTACGCCGCGCGCGGTGACGCGTACTACCGCGTTGGTATCGGTTTCCCGAGAATCGTGGAAGATGATCTCCGACCGGGACTGGGAGCCGTTCGCTATATGATCGACGCCTCCGCGTGTTCCCCCTTCGAGATTGACTCCGGACAGGTCGCCGCCTGGGTCCGTGAGGCGCCGGTGCCCGACGATCCGATTACGTCCGACGAGAGTCAGCATCTCGAGTTCAAGGCATCAGCATGGGCGGCTCAGGACCCGAACGTGCCCTCGAAGGTCATCAACGAAAGCACTGTGAAGGCAATCGCCGGTTTCCTCAACGCCGAGGGCGGCCTTCTCGTTGTCGGTGTCGAGGACAGGACACGAGGCATCCTCGGAATCCAGACCGATCTCGACTACCTCGATACCGACGTTGATGACTACGAGAACCGGCTCACCACCCTCGTTATTGAGGCTGCAGGGGCGGCGGCCGCTGCCAACGTCAGGGTTTCGTTCGAAGACCGCGAGGGAGCCACCGTCTGCCTTGTGGCGGTGAGGCCATCTGCGTCGCCCGTCTTCTGCGATTCGCCTGCCAGGAAGGACCGCAAGGGGATCTTCTGGGCGAGGATCAACAACAGCACCCGCGAACTCAGCGCCGAGGAACTTGTCACATACATCCGCACCCACTGGGGATGA